A genomic window from Brevibacillus agri includes:
- a CDS encoding ABC transporter ATP-binding protein, producing MEEQRVSTAVLEVKNVQKIYGTKGESQSHALKGVSLTIEKGEFVGIMGPSGSGKTTLLNVISTLDRPSEGFIQIAGTNITQMKQNQLADFRSQKLGFIFQDFNLLENLTVYENIALPLSLQGVPSKEISAKVNKVAQTLGISEILQKYPVQISGGQKQRAAAARALVHEPAILLADEPTGALDSKNAKSLLETMSDLNENHQVSIMMVTHDAFSASYCKRILFIQDGSLYTEIHRETDRQQFFKQILDVLAELGAAHDGR from the coding sequence ATGGAGGAACAACGAGTGAGTACAGCCGTACTGGAAGTCAAAAACGTCCAAAAAATATACGGGACAAAGGGCGAGAGCCAGTCCCACGCCTTGAAGGGCGTATCGCTGACGATCGAAAAAGGAGAGTTCGTAGGAATCATGGGCCCGTCCGGCTCGGGGAAAACGACGCTCCTGAACGTCATCTCCACGCTGGATCGGCCATCGGAGGGCTTCATCCAGATAGCCGGAACGAACATTACACAAATGAAACAAAACCAGTTGGCCGATTTCCGCTCGCAAAAGCTCGGTTTCATTTTTCAAGATTTCAACCTGCTGGAAAATTTGACGGTGTACGAAAACATCGCGCTGCCGCTGTCGCTGCAGGGTGTGCCTTCCAAAGAGATCAGCGCCAAAGTGAACAAGGTCGCGCAAACGCTTGGCATCAGCGAGATTTTGCAAAAGTATCCGGTGCAAATTTCCGGGGGACAAAAGCAACGCGCTGCGGCGGCGCGCGCACTGGTGCATGAGCCGGCGATTTTGCTTGCGGACGAGCCGACGGGTGCGCTCGATTCGAAAAACGCGAAAAGCTTGCTGGAAACGATGTCCGACCTGAACGAAAACCACCAGGTGTCGATCATGATGGTCACGCACGACGCTTTTAGCGCGAGCTACTGCAAACGCATCCTGTTCATCCAGGACGGCAGCTTGTACACCGAAATTCACCGCGAAACGGACCGTCAGCAATTTTTTAAACAAATTTTGGATGTACTGGCTGAGCTGGGTGCAGCTCATGATGGGCGCTAG
- a CDS encoding GNAT family N-acetyltransferase, translating to MLQIRRAHVDEAGALSDLCFRSKAYWGYSDAFMEACREDLTVTPDYIETGLVIVLEDENRLLGFMGLEQLEESGRWLLKDLFVEPDAIGKGYGKTLWEHMRKLAKELRIGSLLIHSARMRKRFIWRGEQSASGRETTATKPSRYG from the coding sequence ATGCTGCAAATACGCAGAGCACACGTGGACGAGGCAGGCGCACTGAGCGACCTCTGTTTTCGTTCCAAAGCCTATTGGGGCTACAGTGACGCATTCATGGAGGCATGCCGCGAAGATTTGACGGTGACGCCAGATTACATAGAGACGGGGCTTGTGATTGTGCTGGAAGACGAGAATCGTCTCTTAGGGTTTATGGGACTGGAACAACTTGAGGAAAGCGGCCGCTGGTTGCTGAAGGATTTGTTTGTCGAACCAGACGCAATCGGAAAAGGCTATGGAAAAACATTGTGGGAGCACATGCGGAAGCTAGCGAAGGAGTTGCGGATTGGCAGCCTATTGATCCATAGCGCCCGCATGCGGAAGCGTTTTATTTGGCGAGGGGAGCAAAGCGCATCGGGGAGAGAGACAACAGCGACAAAGCCATCCCGTTACGGATAA
- a CDS encoding amidohydrolase: MFGKKWTSALLATALMIPLPAFAAQGTSQAAGQASGQATADAAKQAVVQPADVVLSGGAVYTVDRNRNWAQAVAIRGGEIVYVGTDEGAKAYIGKSTKVTDLKGQMVLPGFIDSHTHASKTTGLIYSIDLFDAGSMEEYTEVVSAFVKAHPQEVALQGRGWSNPVAPGIGPRKEVLDAILPNIPIALTSDDGHSLWVNSAALKLAGITKETKNPEGGIIERDPETGEPSGTLREKAMDLVLSKIGGYTVQQYKAGIEEYQHKAVERGVTTVRDPDMLRYPNVLEAYEELARENRLTIRFRNAITANPDKGPEQIAEFVKIRERNQNPLFQVNAVKIFMDGVVEGATAYLEKPYEHKHTNGELIWKPEVYNKTAAAADKAGFQLHVHSIGDASTRIALDGMEYAEQQNGKHDARHSLVHLQLVNQEDIARFKKLGAVGIVQPFWFMQEDGYYDEIEVPYLGQERAEKEYPMKSFLNQGVHVASSSDYIVTPEFNPLHGIQQGITRIEDGVTDPAKIANPNERATLPDMIASFTIDGAYANHVDDITGSIEVGKKADLIVLDKNLFAIPATEIKNAKVVLTLVEGKEVYSLKAAAAK; this comes from the coding sequence TTGTTCGGAAAAAAATGGACCAGCGCATTGCTGGCAACGGCGCTGATGATTCCGCTGCCCGCATTCGCTGCGCAAGGAACGAGCCAGGCGGCGGGACAAGCCTCTGGTCAGGCGACTGCGGATGCTGCGAAGCAGGCAGTCGTGCAGCCGGCCGATGTCGTGTTGTCGGGCGGCGCCGTGTACACCGTGGACAGAAACAGAAACTGGGCACAGGCTGTCGCGATTCGCGGCGGCGAGATCGTCTACGTAGGCACGGATGAGGGCGCAAAGGCGTACATCGGGAAAAGTACGAAGGTAACCGACTTGAAAGGGCAAATGGTGCTGCCAGGCTTCATCGACAGCCATACCCATGCGAGCAAAACAACCGGGCTGATCTATTCCATCGACCTGTTTGACGCGGGCTCGATGGAGGAGTACACAGAGGTGGTTTCCGCGTTTGTCAAGGCGCATCCACAAGAAGTAGCCTTGCAAGGACGCGGCTGGAGCAATCCGGTAGCGCCGGGGATCGGTCCGCGCAAAGAAGTGCTGGACGCCATCTTGCCAAACATTCCGATCGCTCTGACCTCGGATGACGGACATTCTCTGTGGGTCAATTCCGCCGCGCTGAAACTGGCGGGCATTACAAAGGAAACGAAAAATCCGGAAGGCGGCATTATCGAGCGCGATCCAGAGACAGGCGAACCGTCGGGAACGCTGCGCGAAAAAGCAATGGATCTCGTGCTGTCCAAAATCGGCGGCTACACCGTGCAGCAGTACAAAGCGGGAATCGAGGAGTATCAGCATAAAGCGGTTGAGCGCGGCGTGACGACTGTCCGCGACCCAGACATGCTACGCTATCCGAACGTGCTGGAAGCGTATGAGGAGCTGGCTCGCGAAAACAGGCTGACTATCCGTTTTCGCAATGCCATCACCGCCAACCCGGACAAAGGACCTGAGCAGATTGCCGAGTTTGTGAAAATTCGCGAGCGCAACCAAAACCCGCTGTTCCAGGTGAACGCCGTCAAAATTTTCATGGACGGAGTCGTCGAAGGTGCTACTGCATACCTGGAAAAGCCGTATGAGCACAAGCACACGAACGGCGAATTGATCTGGAAGCCAGAGGTGTACAACAAGACGGCAGCGGCCGCTGACAAGGCGGGCTTCCAACTGCACGTTCACTCCATCGGCGACGCTTCCACCCGGATCGCGCTGGATGGCATGGAGTACGCGGAACAGCAAAACGGCAAACACGATGCCCGTCACTCGCTCGTTCATTTGCAACTGGTCAACCAGGAGGACATCGCCCGCTTCAAAAAGCTCGGAGCTGTCGGCATCGTGCAGCCGTTCTGGTTCATGCAGGAGGACGGCTACTACGACGAGATCGAGGTGCCGTATCTCGGCCAGGAGCGCGCAGAAAAAGAATACCCGATGAAAAGCTTCCTGAATCAAGGCGTGCATGTAGCGTCCTCTTCGGACTACATCGTGACGCCTGAGTTCAATCCGCTCCACGGCATCCAGCAGGGCATTACGCGCATCGAAGACGGCGTGACCGATCCGGCGAAAATCGCCAATCCGAATGAGCGCGCCACCCTGCCTGACATGATCGCCAGCTTCACGATTGACGGCGCGTACGCCAACCACGTTGACGACATCACCGGATCGATCGAGGTGGGCAAAAAAGCGGACCTGATCGTGCTGGACAAAAATCTGTTTGCGATCCCGGCTACAGAGATCAAGAATGCGAAAGTCGTGCTGACCTTGGTAGAAGGAAAAGAAGTGTACAGCCTGAAAGCTGCTGCTGCAAAATAA
- a CDS encoding MarR family winged helix-turn-helix transcriptional regulator, giving the protein MPSQSGLTDFEQLYIQVQRSVSAKWHKRLDPLVSASQAMLLRMLDKNGPQKASALAELLQITPGAVTSLSDKLIACGYASRSRVSHDRRVVYLEITEKGKAILQQYRVELKKTIGDLFAGLSEEDLQHLNRIYRQVLLNIEQRREENHA; this is encoded by the coding sequence ATGCCGAGCCAATCCGGTCTTACTGATTTTGAACAGCTCTACATCCAGGTGCAGCGAAGTGTCTCAGCAAAATGGCACAAGCGGCTGGACCCGCTCGTCTCCGCGTCGCAAGCCATGCTTCTGCGGATGCTGGATAAAAACGGTCCGCAAAAAGCGTCGGCTCTGGCCGAGCTTTTGCAGATCACTCCCGGAGCAGTGACCAGCCTTTCCGATAAACTGATCGCCTGCGGTTACGCCAGCCGCAGCCGGGTCAGCCACGATCGCCGGGTAGTCTACCTGGAAATTACCGAGAAGGGAAAAGCGATTTTGCAGCAATACAGAGTGGAACTGAAAAAAACGATCGGAGACTTGTTTGCCGGGCTGTCGGAAGAAGACCTTCAGCACCTGAACCGCATCTACAGGCAAGTCTTGCTTAACATCGAACAGCGAAGAGAGGAGAATCACGCATGA
- a CDS encoding MDR family MFS transporter — protein sequence MNGLTEKKKVTIMIAIITAMFFSAINQTIIGVAMPRIIAKLGGMDYYSWAITIYLLTSTVASVLVGKLSDIYGRKPFILAGIGLFSIGALLSGFSATIFQLIAYRAIQGAGAGIIMSTAFTAMGDLYEPRERAKWTGVMSAVFGVSSVAGPLLGGYIVDHLDWHWVFWIFLPIGLIAFTLILLHFPQVEKRQGESVDYFGSLFLTTTIVPMLLAFSWAGEGLHKYAWGSWQILGLLAVTVVSLLVFLWVETRVKTPVLPLGLFKNSIFTVSNLVGFFLNAGMMGAIIYVPFFVQGVKGISPTMAGYVAMPMSIAMLVTSALAGQLMTKTGKYKKMAISGLLVMTLGMVLMYFMVPTTPIYLLVLYMIVLGLGMGIAMPVFSLTVQNAVAPQELGVATATSQLFRNLGGTIGIAVMGSVMSASMSAKMNQLSATMSQGAASMPADPALAEKLSLFTNPQNLLDQPKIEAALHSLPPESQTVFAHMLDTIREAMSYGITTTFLTGAIVAGFAVVIALFLKEIPLRSQNTPEQKKSSENEKRATSTAEWDGAQAAGKA from the coding sequence ATGAACGGGTTAACCGAAAAAAAGAAAGTGACGATCATGATCGCGATCATCACGGCGATGTTCTTTTCCGCGATCAACCAAACGATCATCGGCGTCGCCATGCCGCGCATTATCGCCAAGCTGGGCGGCATGGATTATTACTCTTGGGCCATCACCATTTACTTGCTGACTTCCACCGTCGCTTCCGTCCTGGTCGGCAAGCTGTCGGACATTTACGGGCGCAAGCCGTTTATTTTGGCCGGGATCGGGCTGTTCAGCATCGGCGCTTTGCTATCCGGCTTTTCCGCCACGATCTTTCAGTTGATCGCCTATCGCGCCATTCAAGGGGCAGGTGCCGGTATCATCATGTCCACCGCCTTCACCGCCATGGGCGACCTGTATGAGCCTCGCGAGCGAGCCAAATGGACCGGAGTCATGAGCGCGGTATTCGGCGTTTCCAGCGTCGCGGGTCCGCTCCTCGGCGGATATATTGTCGATCATCTCGACTGGCATTGGGTATTCTGGATTTTCCTGCCGATCGGGCTGATCGCCTTCACCTTGATTTTGCTTCATTTTCCGCAGGTGGAAAAACGCCAGGGCGAATCCGTCGACTACTTCGGCTCCCTGTTCTTGACGACGACCATCGTTCCGATGCTGCTTGCTTTTTCCTGGGCAGGAGAAGGCCTGCACAAATACGCCTGGGGCTCCTGGCAAATTCTCGGCCTCCTGGCTGTCACCGTCGTGTCCTTGCTCGTGTTCCTGTGGGTCGAGACGCGGGTAAAAACACCTGTGCTGCCGCTTGGCTTGTTTAAAAACAGCATTTTCACCGTCTCCAATCTGGTCGGCTTTTTCCTGAATGCCGGGATGATGGGAGCGATCATCTACGTTCCGTTTTTTGTCCAGGGCGTAAAAGGAATCTCGCCTACCATGGCAGGCTACGTCGCCATGCCGATGTCGATTGCCATGCTCGTGACGTCTGCGCTCGCCGGACAATTGATGACCAAAACAGGCAAATACAAAAAGATGGCGATCAGCGGGCTGCTCGTCATGACGCTCGGCATGGTGCTGATGTACTTCATGGTGCCGACCACGCCGATTTATTTGCTCGTGCTGTACATGATCGTGCTCGGCCTGGGCATGGGCATCGCGATGCCCGTCTTCTCCTTGACTGTGCAAAACGCAGTCGCACCGCAGGAGCTGGGTGTCGCCACCGCTACCTCCCAGTTGTTCCGCAACCTGGGCGGTACGATCGGGATTGCCGTCATGGGCAGCGTCATGAGCGCCAGCATGTCTGCAAAAATGAACCAGCTCTCGGCTACCATGAGCCAGGGCGCTGCCTCGATGCCTGCTGATCCGGCGTTGGCTGAAAAGCTGTCGCTGTTCACCAATCCACAAAATTTGCTCGATCAGCCCAAAATCGAAGCGGCGCTGCACAGCTTGCCGCCTGAGTCGCAGACCGTGTTTGCCCACATGCTGGACACGATCCGCGAAGCGATGAGCTACGGCATTACGACCACCTTTTTGACCGGAGCAATTGTCGCTGGCTTTGCGGTCGTGATCGCGCTGTTCCTGAAAGAAATCCCGCTGCGCAGCCAAAACACCCCGGAGCAAAAAAAATCGTCCGAAAACGAAAAGCGGGCGACAAGTACCGCCGAATGGGACGGTGCGCAGGCTGCAGGAAAAGCTTGA
- a CDS encoding metallophosphoesterase family protein, which yields MNQHQNQNHAIAVISDIHSNVFALEAVLQDIDARGIQTIVNLGDALFGPIAPVQTAELLMRRTDVVHIMGNCDRYLLEGVLASPTFQHVKPLLREDVLDWLRTFRKQWVYEDLLFCHGTPFADDEYLMERVAPYGTDAKSVTELMIELANVPQNVIFCGHTHVHRSVWLPDGKWIVNPGSVGLPAYFEEKPHPHFMESLTPHAKYATATRQGDSWKVEHILLPYDYEKAAKLAEEAGRMDYAHAIRTGRARL from the coding sequence TTGAATCAGCATCAAAACCAGAACCATGCCATCGCCGTCATTTCTGACATACATAGCAATGTCTTCGCGCTCGAGGCGGTTTTGCAGGACATTGACGCGCGGGGGATTCAGACGATTGTGAACCTCGGAGACGCGCTGTTTGGCCCGATTGCCCCGGTGCAAACCGCGGAGCTGCTGATGCGGCGCACGGATGTCGTCCACATTATGGGCAACTGCGACCGCTATTTGCTAGAGGGGGTGCTGGCTTCCCCCACTTTTCAGCATGTGAAGCCGCTGCTGCGCGAAGACGTGCTCGACTGGCTCCGCACGTTTCGCAAGCAGTGGGTTTACGAGGACCTTTTGTTCTGCCATGGAACGCCTTTTGCGGACGATGAGTATCTCATGGAGCGGGTCGCTCCGTACGGGACTGACGCGAAAAGCGTCACCGAACTGATGATTGAGCTGGCGAATGTACCGCAGAACGTCATTTTTTGCGGACATACGCACGTGCACAGATCGGTGTGGCTGCCGGATGGAAAATGGATCGTCAATCCGGGGAGTGTCGGGCTGCCCGCTTACTTTGAAGAGAAGCCCCATCCGCATTTCATGGAGTCGTTGACCCCGCACGCGAAGTATGCGACGGCCACGCGCCAAGGAGACTCCTGGAAAGTGGAGCACATCCTGCTTCCGTATGATTATGAAAAAGCGGCCAAACTCGCAGAGGAAGCCGGGCGCATGGACTATGCCCATGCGATCCGGACGGGCAGAGCGCGGTTGTAA
- the psiE gene encoding phosphate-starvation-inducible protein PsiE, with amino-acid sequence MNHVKAVIKHFSVPSLLQLILNLALIILAVILVVLLGKELIHFGKMMISSDSSLNEFLEAIIAFFLYFEFIAMIVKYFRENYHFPLRYFLYIGITAMVRLIIVDHHSPLNTLIYSGVILILIISYYIINKTPVERPGK; translated from the coding sequence ATGAACCATGTCAAAGCCGTTATCAAGCATTTCTCCGTTCCGTCCCTGCTCCAACTGATCCTCAACCTCGCCCTGATTATCCTGGCCGTCATCCTCGTCGTGCTGCTCGGCAAGGAGCTGATCCACTTCGGGAAAATGATGATCTCGAGCGATTCCTCGCTGAACGAATTTCTCGAAGCCATCATTGCCTTTTTTCTCTACTTCGAATTTATTGCCATGATCGTCAAGTACTTTCGCGAGAACTACCATTTTCCCCTGCGCTATTTTCTTTACATCGGCATAACGGCTATGGTTCGTCTGATTATCGTGGATCACCACAGCCCGCTCAACACGCTGATTTACTCCGGCGTGATTCTGATTTTGATTATTAGCTATTACATCATTAACAAAACTCCGGTCGAACGGCCAGGGAAATAA
- the pilO gene encoding type 4a pilus biogenesis protein PilO, whose amino-acid sequence MGEKTRQIALFIFALLFAALAGAYYLYIVPVTDQKTSLQVQLEKLKQTFDQLQSAQATEPTTPMVISNKILEAIPVRPYADQLIKDLERLQSVSQISIEEASFSEREKLSAKELANQLTYMDQAEGGEAQATLEGEVQKLDEKAQKIAKSAQNAGSSAGQPKPAAGKEERQVKAEMIEKYLPPIPFHSVEISLKIKGDYKEIYRFVSEMQKMSRYLRVDQLDFKSNQKDEFVIPEDTKMVATVKLTSYFAPQFEKDLEKLPAVQVEGPAGKWDPMQYETVKKEEASVGTTANEAN is encoded by the coding sequence ATGGGAGAAAAGACGCGTCAGATTGCACTCTTCATCTTTGCGTTATTGTTCGCTGCCTTGGCAGGAGCTTACTATTTATACATCGTACCTGTTACGGACCAAAAGACGAGCTTGCAGGTGCAGCTTGAGAAATTGAAACAAACCTTTGACCAGTTGCAAAGCGCACAGGCGACGGAGCCGACAACCCCAATGGTGATCTCCAATAAAATCCTGGAAGCGATCCCGGTTAGGCCGTATGCGGATCAGCTTATCAAGGACCTGGAGAGGCTGCAATCCGTCAGCCAGATTTCGATTGAAGAAGCCTCCTTTTCCGAGCGGGAAAAACTGTCTGCAAAAGAATTGGCTAATCAGCTCACCTACATGGATCAAGCTGAGGGGGGAGAAGCGCAGGCAACACTCGAAGGAGAGGTACAAAAGCTTGATGAAAAAGCGCAGAAGATCGCCAAGTCCGCGCAAAATGCGGGTTCATCGGCCGGACAACCAAAGCCGGCTGCCGGGAAAGAAGAGCGCCAGGTGAAGGCGGAAATGATTGAAAAATACTTGCCGCCAATTCCTTTTCATAGCGTGGAAATTTCCCTCAAGATCAAAGGCGATTACAAGGAAATTTATCGCTTTGTGAGCGAAATGCAAAAGATGTCGCGTTATTTGCGTGTCGATCAGCTCGACTTCAAATCGAACCAAAAAGACGAGTTTGTCATTCCGGAAGACACGAAAATGGTCGCAACCGTCAAGCTTACGAGCTACTTTGCGCCCCAGTTTGAAAAGGATCTGGAAAAGCTGCCAGCCGTGCAGGTGGAAGGGCCTGCGGGCAAGTGGGACCCGATGCAGTACGAAACGGTCAAAAAAGAAGAAGCATCTGTCGGGACCACTGCGAACGAAGCGAACTAG
- a CDS encoding PilN domain-containing protein — protein MVTINLLPRKKRLFTASHIVLSGIGLTWVAAASFLWLTYGSTNESVTLLKQEIKMKETAIAALQKQAVAVQADDSLDQYVLFSERMQQLFLPTNLLMDEIAHALPEHGRLDSIKYSLSGSIELEGSFEQYEDVAAYLHNLQASPYVVKAEVTSIKAREIKWQGPVDDQGKPLSAILSTVGGKLLPRYTASLKIKAITVDLQELVAKEQAAATGKAEVKK, from the coding sequence TTGGTTACGATAAATCTGCTTCCGCGAAAGAAGCGGTTATTTACCGCCTCGCATATCGTATTGTCAGGAATCGGCTTGACGTGGGTAGCTGCTGCCAGCTTTCTCTGGCTCACGTATGGCTCAACGAATGAGTCGGTCACTCTCTTGAAACAGGAAATCAAAATGAAGGAAACGGCGATTGCTGCCCTGCAAAAACAGGCGGTAGCCGTGCAAGCGGACGACTCGCTGGATCAGTATGTGCTTTTTTCCGAGCGGATGCAGCAGTTGTTTTTGCCGACGAACCTGCTCATGGACGAGATAGCGCACGCTTTGCCCGAGCATGGCCGCCTGGACAGCATCAAGTATAGCTTGAGTGGCAGCATTGAACTGGAAGGCAGCTTTGAGCAGTACGAAGATGTTGCTGCGTACCTCCACAATTTGCAAGCCTCTCCCTACGTCGTGAAAGCGGAAGTTACCAGCATCAAGGCGAGAGAAATCAAATGGCAAGGCCCTGTAGATGACCAGGGAAAACCGCTGTCGGCCATTTTGAGCACCGTTGGCGGAAAGCTGCTCCCTCGCTATACTGCTTCCCTGAAAATAAAGGCGATTACTGTTGATTTGCAAGAGCTGGTTGCCAAGGAGCAAGCTGCCGCAACAGGAAAAGCCGAAGTGAAGAAGTAA
- the pilM gene encoding type IV pilus biogenesis protein PilM, with product MGVHLPFLPSKKRIGITIEDDGIRVVETSQNAGAVQVHQMGMIPLERGLLVGGKIMNQQALEQQLSAAKNQLLLSGNKVCLAVPSSFVVIRKIALPRVPDKEVRPLIEIELESSVHLPFSRPYFDYYKLPKNNVWALPNQFSAEKLGSGEEEQYLVIAAPGELIDQYLSLLKVLRLEATSVDIEPLALHRLLTSGGMELSRNMLVVQLGVRSINVGIFEGDIPEFLRNIPLDLENYKNSADENEPSTKELLQFLERRSAFSNFAEELARELERVINFYQFSLKNGIVKLDTMYLTGDFPDLDKMVRFLRERLPQLKIAPLPLEHIEHVGANQAMLQAFSVALGLSLRG from the coding sequence ATGGGGGTCCATCTGCCGTTTCTCCCGTCCAAAAAGAGAATTGGCATTACGATAGAAGATGACGGGATTCGCGTCGTCGAAACGTCGCAGAACGCAGGAGCTGTCCAGGTCCACCAGATGGGCATGATTCCGTTGGAGCGAGGTTTGCTTGTCGGCGGGAAGATTATGAACCAGCAGGCGCTGGAGCAGCAACTGTCCGCAGCCAAAAATCAGTTACTATTGAGCGGGAACAAGGTGTGCCTTGCCGTACCGAGCTCGTTTGTCGTCATCAGGAAGATCGCTTTGCCGCGAGTGCCGGATAAGGAAGTTCGCCCCTTGATCGAGATCGAGCTGGAATCATCCGTTCACTTGCCGTTTTCCCGTCCTTATTTTGACTATTACAAGCTGCCGAAAAACAATGTGTGGGCGCTTCCCAACCAATTCTCCGCCGAAAAGCTCGGCTCGGGAGAGGAGGAGCAGTATCTGGTCATTGCGGCGCCGGGTGAACTGATTGACCAGTATTTGTCGCTTTTGAAGGTGCTCCGTTTGGAGGCGACTTCGGTTGATATCGAGCCGTTGGCGTTGCATCGGCTTCTGACCAGTGGCGGGATGGAGCTGAGCCGGAACATGCTCGTGGTGCAGCTCGGGGTACGCTCCATCAATGTCGGCATTTTTGAAGGAGATATTCCGGAGTTTTTGCGCAATATTCCACTTGACCTGGAAAATTACAAGAACAGTGCAGACGAGAACGAGCCGTCGACCAAAGAGCTGCTGCAATTCCTTGAACGCCGCAGCGCCTTTTCCAACTTTGCGGAGGAGTTGGCACGAGAGCTGGAACGGGTAATTAACTTTTACCAGTTCTCCTTGAAAAACGGGATAGTCAAGCTGGACACGATGTACCTCACAGGTGACTTTCCCGACCTGGATAAAATGGTCAGGTTTTTGCGCGAGCGACTTCCTCAGTTGAAGATCGCGCCGCTGCCGCTAGAGCACATTGAGCACGTAGGGGCAAACCAGGCAATGCTGCAAGCCTTCTCTGTGGCGCTGGGATTATCTTTGAGAGGTTGA
- a CDS encoding prepilin peptidase, giving the protein MLQLPLSISFFLLGLLFGSFYNVVGLRVPKKQSIIYPPSHCPTCKRRLLPGELIPVISYLLAKGRCKGCKTAISPLYPVMEGLTGLGFVLVYLRYDLTWETLLGMLFVSLLSIITVADLTYRLIPNKVLLLFFLLFLVMRFFWPYGDASYVAHLIGMAAGFLFFFLLAVITRGGMGGGDTKLFAVIGMFLSPTLLFLTVFLSSAFGALYGLFLLAIRRATRKSMIPFGPFIALGAVTAYLYGSAIVDWYLSFY; this is encoded by the coding sequence ATGCTCCAACTACCACTCTCCATAAGCTTCTTCCTCCTCGGCCTCCTCTTTGGCTCCTTCTACAACGTAGTTGGGCTGCGAGTGCCAAAAAAACAGTCCATCATTTACCCGCCGTCGCATTGTCCGACCTGTAAGCGGCGGTTATTGCCCGGAGAATTAATCCCGGTTATTTCCTATCTTCTCGCAAAAGGAAGATGCAAGGGCTGCAAGACGGCGATTTCTCCGCTCTATCCGGTGATGGAGGGCTTGACGGGGCTTGGTTTTGTCCTTGTCTATTTGCGGTACGATCTGACCTGGGAGACGTTGCTCGGGATGTTGTTTGTCTCCCTGCTGTCGATCATCACGGTGGCGGATTTGACGTATCGGCTGATCCCGAATAAAGTGCTGCTGCTGTTCTTTTTGCTTTTTCTCGTCATGCGCTTTTTTTGGCCCTATGGCGATGCCAGCTATGTAGCGCATTTGATCGGGATGGCGGCAGGGTTTTTGTTCTTTTTTCTGCTTGCAGTCATCACGCGTGGCGGGATGGGGGGCGGCGATACCAAGCTGTTTGCTGTGATCGGGATGTTTCTGTCGCCGACGCTGTTGTTTTTGACCGTGTTTCTCTCCTCGGCCTTTGGCGCCTTGTATGGACTGTTTCTGCTGGCGATTCGCAGGGCGACGCGCAAGTCGATGATTCCGTTTGGGCCGTTTATTGCGCTGGGAGCCGTCACCGCCTATTTATACGGTTCGGCTATCGTGGACTGGTATTTATCTTTTTATTAA
- a CDS encoding prepilin-type N-terminal cleavage/methylation domain-containing protein: MLKKILKNERGLTLIELLAVIVIIGIIAAIAVPAIGNIIENSRRDAHVANARMLIDATKMRITTNQLGTTYDDRKFTLAELRDWGLIQDIRVPGDNGNYADTSNVVVARNATNNTLTYHVTLTAPGRTHPFINNEESQDLTRAVVDLDGDGTEDGAQ; this comes from the coding sequence ATGTTGAAAAAGATTTTAAAAAATGAGCGTGGCCTTACACTGATCGAGCTGTTGGCCGTGATTGTGATTATTGGGATTATTGCTGCAATCGCAGTGCCTGCTATCGGAAATATTATTGAAAATTCCCGCCGCGATGCTCATGTGGCCAACGCCAGAATGTTAATTGATGCAACAAAAATGAGGATAACAACCAATCAATTAGGGACTACTTACGATGATCGTAAATTCACGTTAGCTGAACTTCGGGATTGGGGGCTCATTCAAGATATTCGTGTGCCGGGTGACAATGGAAACTATGCAGATACTAGCAATGTGGTGGTAGCACGAAATGCTACAAATAATACACTGACATACCACGTGACTTTGACTGCTCCAGGGCGTACTCATCCATTTATTAACAATGAGGAGTCACAAGACTTAACGAGAGCAGTAGTGGATTTGGATGGAGATGGCACTGAAGACGGAGCACAGTAA